In Actinomycetota bacterium, the genomic stretch CGACGAAGATGGAGGTCTGATACAGGTGGCCCACGGTTTACACATCCCGGGTAGTGCGACTTTTGGGGAGGGCTTCTCGCACGGCCTGGGCGTGGTGATCGGCGAAGGCGTCACGATAGGCGCCGGAGTCGCGCTTGGCTCGTTTGTGGTCATCGAAGAGGGAGCCAGAATCGGCGATAACTGCTCGATCGGCAACCACGTGACTATCTGCGAAGGCGCATCTTTCGATGCCGGTGTTCATGTGGCAGACTTCGCGGTCATAGGCAGGCGCCCTCGCTTGTCGGCGTCTTCGACCGCGAAGCGCGAAAAGCTAGACGCCGTTCGGCTTGGGGCAGGCTGCTCTGTTGGCAGCCACACCGTGCTGATGGCCGGGTCCACCTTCGGACAAGGGTGCGTCATCGGGGACAACGCAGGCGTTCGGGAGCGATGTGCCATAGGTGACAGGGTTGTCATCGGCCGGGCGGT encodes the following:
- a CDS encoding N-acetyltransferase, which encodes MGVVIGEGVTIGAGVALGSFVVIEEGARIGDNCSIGNHVTICEGASFDAGVHVADFAVIGRRPRLSASSTAKREKLDAVRLGAGCSVGSHTVLMAGSTFGQGCVIGDNAGVRERCAIGDRVVIGRAVTVENDTVIGSRTKIQSGAYITAYVTLEEDVFIAPMVVTTNDNFMGRTEERFKHLRGCTIRRGARIGGGAHILPGIEIAEEAFVATGSVVTRDVPPRTIVMGVPAKPVREVPREQLLDNPETR